A window of Torulaspora globosa chromosome 8, complete sequence contains these coding sequences:
- the VPR1 gene encoding Vpr1p (ancestral locus Anc_5.707) yields the protein MRKRGFTIYSDNSGNGVVSKKAPLGTLATAWAAPATRKPLMATDVNVSSIFCNDSKKVLSKDAVKVNGKSDGSITSMQSVLETAKTVPSYEATRCAGVTRVVARDSSSDLQRAVASGVARLNSRLRVSGNVGFDQLVEFQELMMLSAHELLVVVDESRSLVLHSKSALSAQRVDRFASMKLALNSQCYYVLYNDVYWYMRWKFF from the coding sequence ATGAGAAAAAGAGGGTTCACCATATATTCGGATAATAGCGGTAATGGCGTagtttcaaagaaagcacCGTTGGGAACATTGGCGACTGCTTGGGCGGCTCCCGCCACAAGGAAACCCTTGATGGCAACAGACGTGAATGTCTCATCAATATTTTGCAATGATTCAAAGAAAGTGCTCTCTAAAGATGCTGTGAAAGTGAATGGTAAAAGTGATGGTTCCATTACCTCGATGCAATCGGTCCTGGAGACCGCCAAAACTGTGCCGTCGTACGAAGCGACGCGATGTGCAGGTGTTACGAGAGTAGTTGCACGTGACTCATCAAGCGATTTACAGCGAGCAGTGGCTAGCGGCGTAGCGAGACTCAATAGTCGGCTTCGAGTGTCTGGGAACGTTGGGTTTGATCAATTGGTCGAATTCCAGGAGTTGATGATGTTGTCGGCGCACGAGTTGCTTGTTGTGGTCGACGAGTCTCGCTCGCTGGTGCTCCACAGTAAGAGCGCGCTGAGCGCGCAGCGAGTGGATCGCTTTGCGTCGATGAAGTTGGCTTTAAATTCACAATGCTATTATGTACTTTACAATGACGTGTATTGGTATATGCGATGGAAGTTTTTTTAG